GTAACTTACCCAATCCTTGCAGATACGCACCGTCAATTGGCCAACATCCTTGGGATCGTTGACCAAGAGTTTGAATATGATGAAGAAGGAAACGAAATCTTCTCTGGCTCTAATGTAACTTATCGCGCCACTTATCTGATTGATGAAACCGGAAAAATCTTCCACGAGTCTGTAAACGATATGCCATTGGGAAGAAACGTAAAAGAATATCTAAGACTGATTGATGCCTATACCCACGTACAGAAGCACGGTGAAGTTTGCCCTGCAAACTGGGAAGAAGGGAAAGATGCGATGCAGGCTAACAGAAAATCCACAGCCGAGTATCTAGCTTCTAAGAACTAAAAAAAGCAATCACCTTATTTTCACTAAAAAATAATAATATGTACACAGAATTAGCTGAAGACACCCTGCAACAGTTGGTAGCGGATCACGATAAAGTAGTGGTTCAGTACGGTGCTACATGGTGCGGAAACTGCCGCATTATGAAACCGAAATTCAAAAAACTGGCTGCAGAGAATGAAGAGATCCCTTTCTATTATGTAGATGCGGAAAAACTGCCAGAAAGCCGCAAATTGGCAAAAGTGGACAACCTGCCTACATTTGCCATCTTTAAAAATGGTGAACTGATAAACCAGGTACAAACCAACCAGGCAGAGAGTCTTATTAATCTTTTTAATGAATTAAACTAATGAAACTACCCATCATCAGACAGTTTTATCAAACCCAAACCCCTGAGAAGCTAGAGGCTACGCTGGAGGTTCTGGAGGCATTCTGCGAATTTCGTGGTGCTACCGATGAAGACCTGAACGTTGCCGGAGAACTGATAACCAATATCTGTGGCGCATTAGAAGTTCATCAAAGTGTAAATAACGGGGTTGCGGAACGCGATGCGCTTAATGGATTTGCGCAGAAGGTACTGGGATCCATTGATAAATAAGACTTTTATAGTCGTTGAATAAAATAAGGCAGGAAAAATTGATTTTTTCCTGCCTTATTATTTATCGCTTGCCGGCTTTTTTGCCGTGCTCGTGTCTTTGGTGTTTATCGTGTTGCCGTTTGTCATCGAACTTTCGGTTCTGCTGCTTCCTCACATCTTTCTGGTAGGCATTATTTCGGCTTTTGTTATGCCCGGGCGTGTAATCCCTGGCATTTCCACCGTAGATTTTTTTCATTTGTCCCGGTGCGTTCCTTCTGGCAGTGTTGTTTTTAGAGTAAACAGTATTGCCTTTTCTGGCAACCACTCCCGGTCTGCCATAGACAGCGTCTCGCCGTACTACCCTGCCGTTTTGGTACACATTGCCGTTTCTGTCCCGGTAGATCTCTCCCTGGCGGTACACATTACCATCCGGCGCACGATAAACGCCATTATTGTTGGTTGGGTATCTGTTATTACCGTACACATCATTTGTGGTTCCACAAGAAGTTAAGGTAAGGGCAAGCCCAAGTACTGCGGATATTTTGATAAGATTTTTCATAATTAATATTTACAAAGACAATCGTTTCAATCATAATGCCAAAATCGCCTATTTATTGCCTGCTTATTGTAATAAAATATTAATTAACAACTTTGCTGCGGCGTTCCAATAATAGAATATCCCGCCACACACCATTCATCTTACCGATTTTTTCTCGAAAACCTACTTCGCGGAACCCGAACTTTTTATGTAACGATATACTGGCTATATTCTCACGGAAAATGCCCGCCTGAAGCATCCAGAAACCTTGCTTTTCACTGTCCTCAACCAATTTTCCGAGCAGTCGCGCGCCTAATCCCTGGCCGTGTACCGAATGGGCAAGATAGATACTCACCTCTGCCACACCACGGAAACAATCGCGCGGGCTCACCGCCTGTATTGCAGCCCAACCTACAACTTTACCATGTTCATCCACGGCAACAAAACGGCAGTTCTGCAGATACTTCAAATCCCAGGCTTCCCAACTTGGCGCATCGCGGTCGAAGGTGGCGTTACCGCCTGCGATCCCCTCTTTAAAAATCGAGATGATGGCAGCCCCGTCTTTAGGCTCTACAGGTCTTATCAGATAATCCATGACTATAATTGCATTAAGACAAATATCATTAAATGATTATGAGCGAAGTTCACGTTTCAGGAATTTGGCTGTAAGACTTTTCTTTGATCTCGCGACTTCTTCCGGGGTGCCTTTCGCGATGATCTCACCGCCTTTATTTCCGCCTTCCATCCCTACATCGATAATATGATCGGCAAGTTTTATCACATCTAGGTTATGCTCGATGATTACAAAGGAATTACCGAGGTCCACTAACTTATTGATGGCATCCATCAGTACCTTCACATCTTCAAAATGCAGTCCGGTAGTAGGTTCATCCAGAATATAGAGTGTATTTCCGGTTTGTTTTTTAGACAGTTCTGTGGCCAGTTTTATACGCTGTGCCTCGCCACCGGAAAGTGTGGTGGATTGTTGCCCCAACGTGATATATCCCAGACCGACATCATGTAAAGTCTTTACCTTGGCATAAATTTTCGGTAAGGGCTTAAAGAATTCAGTAGCTTCATCGATCGTCATCTCCAGCACATCGGAAATGGATTTACCTTTATACCTCACCTCTAGAGTTTCGCGGTTAAAGCGTTTTCCGTTACAGGTTTCGCAATGCACATATACATCAGGCAAGAAATTCATTTCGATCACTTTCAGTCCACCACCCTGGCAGGTTTCGCAGCGGCCGCCTTTTACATTAAAGGAAAACCGACCTGCTTTATAACCACGGATCTTAGATTCGGGGAGTTCGGCAAAGAGATTCCGGATATCGGTAAACATGCCGGTGTAAGTGGCGGGGTTTGAACGTGGTGTGCGCCCAATAGGTGCCTGATCCATGTCCACGATCTTATCGATATGCTCAATACCTTCAAATTTTTTATACGGCAATGGCTCCTGAACGGCACGGTAGAAATGTTTATTTAGAATAGGATAAAGCGTTCCGCTGATGAGTGAGGATTTGCCACTTCCTGAAATACCTGTTACCACCACGAGTTTACCCAGCGGAATTTCGAGCGTTACGTTCTTCAGGTTATTGCCGGTGGCGCCTTTCAGGATCAGGGATTTTCCGTTTCCTTCCCTGCGTTGCGCGGGTATCTCGATTTTCCGTTTTCCGGTCATATAATCCGCGGTCACGGTATCAGCTTTTAGCAGATCCTCAGGTTTTCCCTGCCACAGTACCTCCCCGCCGAATTTGCCGGCACGCGGGCCGATATCCAATACTTCATCGGCTTCCAGAATCATGTCTTTATCATGCTCCACCACCAAAACGGAGTTGCCGATGTCGCGCAGATTTTTCAGTGAGTTTATCAGTCTTTCATTATCTCTCTGGTGAAGACCAATGGAAGGCTCATCAAGGATATAAAGCACATTAACGAGCTGCGAACCAATCTGTGTCGCCAAGCGGATGCGTTGTGATTCGCCACCCGAAAGCGTCCGCGAACTGCGGCTGAGACTCAGGTAATCTAGCCCTACATCAAGCAGAAACTGCAGACGTGTTTTAATTTCCTTTAAGATTTCGTGTGCGATGACTTTATTTTTCTCACTGAATTTATCTTCTATTTCGTTCAGCCACTGCATGAGATCCAGCAAGGACAGCGCGTTGACTTCCGCAATGTTCTTACCGGCGATCCTAAAACTTAAACTGGTTGGCTGCAGGCGTGTCCCTTTACATTCGGGGCAGGTTTCTTCGGTGGTAAAATGTCTTTCAAGCAGGGTGGCGTCATAGCTTTCCTTATCATCAATCATCTCTGTAATGATCGGCACTAAACCATCGAAATTAACTTTTATTTTCTTTGTGATGCCCGCATATTTCAGGTCTTTGTTAAATTCTTTATGGCAGCCGTGATAGATGTAGTGCAAGGCTTCTTCGGGGATGTCTTTAATGGAGGTAGAAAGACTCAAACCAAAGATTTCCAGAATGTTTTTTATCTGCCCGACAATCCATTTATTCGACTTCATATCTTCCAATGGCAACATACCTCCCTGGTTTACGGAGAGTTTCGGATTCTCGACAAAATAATCGGTGTTTACCTTCTGTACGGTGCCAAGGCCTTTGCAAAACGGACAACTGCCTTTTGGGGAATTGAATGAAAAGGTATTCGGTTCGGGCAAGGCAAGCGATTGTCTCGACTCGGAATCCATCAGGTTCTTTGAGAAATACTCGATATCGTTGCTGCCTAATATCTGGATGCCGATGGTGCCATCACCCATTTGCATCGCTGTGCGGATGGATTTTTCCATGCGGTTTTCGGTGGCGCTTTCACCAATGATCCAGCGGTCGATCACGATATCAATATCGTGGGTTTTGTAACGGTCGAGTTTCAAGTCGTTTTCAATATCCTGAATTTCACCATCAATTCTGGCCTGCGAATAACCTTTTTTGGCCATCTGAATGAAAAGTTCATGATAATGCCCTTTTCTTGAACGAATGACGGGTGCCAGCAGCATTACTTTACTGCCACTGTAATTTTCTTTTATCACCTCTATTATCTGTTCTTCGGTATAGCTTACCAACTTTTTTCCTGTGGTAAGGGAATACGCATCTGATACGCGCGCGAAGAGCAGCCGTAGAAAGTCATATAACTCCGTTACGGTCCCTACGGTTGACCGCGGATTTTTGTTTGTGGTTTTCTGTTCAATCGCGATTACGGGTGAAAGTCCGTCAATTTTATCAACATCAGGTCGCTCCAGCCCACCCAGAAACTGTCTTGCATAAGCCGAAAAGGTTTCGATATACCTACGCTGTCCCTCAGCAAAAATGGTATCGAAAGCCAACGAAGATTTTCCGCTGCCCGACAGTCCGGTAATCACCACCAGTTCATTACGTGGGATTTTTACTGATATGTTTTTTAGGTTATGTTCGCGTGCGCCATAAACCTCTATATATTCTTTATTATTTTCCATGTAGGGTTTCCTGAAATTTTGTGTTTTAGGAGTCTGCAAAAATACGGATTTTTTGTGGGTTAGCCATTGCAGCAAAAGCATATACAAAAACCGTACGCAGCCGGTTACGCACATGGAGAGTGCTGTTTATTATCCTATAGCAAGACGCCGCAGGCGTGGCTTTTGTATCTTTGATTTATATAAAATCATACACTTATGAAAGTAGATATCTGGAGTGACATCCGCTGCCCATTCTGTTATGTAGGCAAAAAGAATTTCGAGAAGGCTTTGTCCGATTTTTCAGATGCGTCGGATATTGAGGTTGTTTGGCATAGCTTCCAGCTGGATCCGCAACTGAAAACACAACCCGAACGCGATCCTTATGACTTTTTCGCGGAAGCAAAACAAATCCCTCTCACACAGGTAAAAGCCATGCACCAACATGCGTTGCAAGCCGGAAAAATGGCTGGCATTGATTTTAATTTTGATGAATCAAAGGTTGCCAATTCCTATCGCGGACATCTTCTAATCCAATATGCAAAAACCAAAGGTCTTGGGGATGAGATGAAAGAATTGATGTTTAAAGCCCAATTCATTGAAGGGAAAAACATAGATGACCCTGCTACCCTGCTTGAAATAGGCAAACAGGCCGGTTTTACAGAAGAGGAGATCAATATCGCACTGGCTTCAGATGATCTGGCGCACGCTATATCTCAGGATGGTCTCATGGCGCGACAATTAGGCATCAATGCCGTACCTTTTTTTGTCTTCAATGATAAATATGGTGTTTCCGGGGCGCAGCAGCCCGCACTCTTTCTGGAGGTGCTCGAGAAATCCTGGGAAGAATTTTCCTCAGGTGACAAAGGGCTACAAATTATTAATGAAGGAGACGTATGTGATACCGACGGAAACTGTGATTAAAACCAATTCATTTTAGGTCTGAATATTGATGCAAAACTCATAAAAACTATATATGAGTCGTGGATTTGTAAAAGAAGATGACCAGGAGGAAATCCCCATCGTGCCACCCCGAGCGGATTTACCTGTCGGAACAGAAAACCTGGTGACACCGGGCGGATATAAGGAACTGCTAAGTGAACGCGAAAAACTGCTTGCTGAACAGGAACAGCTAGATGCCTCGAATGAAAAAGAGTATCGCATCGCCGTCAATTATCTGAACGCCCGCCTTCATCTGCTGAACGAAAGGATTAACAGCGCAAAAGTGGTTGACCCAACCAGATTTCCCCAACAAGAGGTTCATTTCGGTACTAAAGTGACGATAATGAACATCAATAATCAACAACAGCAGACTTTCGAGATTGTAGGTGTGGACGAAGCAAAGATCTCTAAAGGTAAAATTTCATTCATCACACCGTTGGCAAAAGCTTTAACCGGTAAGAAGGTGGGTGAAAGCGCTATCCTGAAATTACCCGGCAGGGAAACAGTGTTCAAGATTTTACACATCAGCTAAAGGCGGTTATTAACATACGTCAATGCACGCCTTTGTGGTCATCCGTATCTTTGCATTAGAAATTAACACCCAAAAATATATCATTATGAAAAAATTATTATCGGTACTTACCATGTTGCTGTTATCAGTCTCAACTTTTGCGCAGCTTACCCTTAAAAGTGACCCCGCACACTCCAGAATTCAGTTTACAGTGATGCATTTAGGCATCAATGACATCACAGGAAACCTTGAAAAAGCAAACCTGACAATAAACGCAAACGAGAAAAATTTTGTAAATTCTACAGTGAATTTCTCTGCCGACATCAACTCGATTAACACGCACATCGAAGCACGCGACAACCACTTGAAAAGCGCGGATTTCTTTGATGCAGCCAAATATCCGACACTACAGTTTACCAGTACATCGCTTAAAAAAGTACGCAACAATTATTATACACTAAAAGGTAACCTTACGATGCACGGCATTACCAAACCTGTAACACTAACGCTGGTATACCGCGGCTCCACCGTGAACGCCATGAATAAAAAAACAACCTATGGCTATCAGGTAATGGGAACTTTGAAAAGATCCGACTTCAAGGTTGGTTCTAATTTCCCCGAAGCAGTCATCAGTGATCTGGTAAGAATTAAAGGTGACTTCGAGTTGACTTCAGAATAAAAAATGATGATTAAAGATTCTTTAGAGGAAATCCAAATTCGGGTTTCCTTTTTTATTTAAAAGCGTGGAAGCGCTTAATGACAGTCGGTGAGAAAGTATATCGGCTCGTTTTGGTGGTGGCAGCCTTCACATCAAGCTCATACCAAGGTGAAATACCTGTGTTAAAAGGATTCTGAAGGATATGGATGTCTTGTGCAGGCATAAAACTTTCGGCAAGTAAGTACAGTCTTTTCCCTGCAGTATTCTCAGCCACGCCGACAATCATCACCAGATGGCCGGGGCTTCCGGGTTTTATAATAAAGTCACCGGGTTGGATGTCGGTATTTCTTTCAACTTCAAATGATTCGCGATCCAGGGAAATCGTCCCCGCATACTGAAAAATAATACTCAGGTAATCGCGGAACGCCAAATAATCATCCCGCAGGTCCTCCGTTTCAATAAACTGTACCTTTTTATTTCTTTCCACAGTCCTCAAACCCTTGCGGTAATCTGCCCAGGAATAGAATTGCCTGCTAGTGAACTGAAAACCAATCTCTTCAAAACGTTGCCGCGACCAAAGATACTCCGCATACAGGCGCATCCACGCATCGGCGCACTGCTGCAAATCGCGGTTTCCTACATCAATTTTTAAGACAGCAGCATGATTGGCCTGATTTTCTATGGGGACAGCGCGGAAATCGCGTACCGGAAAACCCGGTGGCAATAAGGGGAAATTCACAAGATACTCGCCAAAGCTTCCAGGCTGTGTTTTCACCCACTGGTAGCCGCCAGGCGGGCTGAAACGGGTGTTGATCTTATTTTTGGTTTGGTCAAACTTCAGTTCCTGTGTTATTTCAGTCACTTGCGAAGCCATTGGCTGAAAAACAAATGATAAAAACAGAAAAAAAAGCCGCGTGGTTGCCACTAAAGGTTATTTTACCAAATTTAACCATTATTTTGAAATATCCACTGATGTAAGAGTTATAAAAAAACATCATTATATTTGCTTCTATCGAAATGAAAAATCTGCTTTGGGGATTAATGCTGTTCACTAATTTCGCTGCTGTTTCTGCACAGCAGGACAGCATTTATATACATGTTGCACTGCACGAGAGCAGTAACCTTATCACCGTAAACCAAGAAATTGCCTATACCAACCGTACGGCGACACCGCTACATAATATTAAACTGCTTAACTGGGTGGCCGCCTACAAACCGCAAACTACCGAACTGGCGCACCGCAAACTAGAAGACCGGAAGAATGACCTTTATTTTGCTAAAAACAGTGCGCTTGGTAAATTACAACAACTGGATGCCACTATCGGGAATAACAAAGTACCAGTTCAGCACCTAAATGATGAGAACATTTATTTTCCGCTTACCGAACCGCTGGATCCCGGTGAAAAGATAACAGTAAAACTGCAATACCAACTGCTGCTGCCTTCAACGGATTTCACCGGTTATGGCTTCGCGCCCGGCACTTGGGCCTTAAAATACTTCTTCCTAGCGCCTGACAGTTTCGAGACGCATGAACAGACGCCGAGATTCTATACCGACACTGAGGAGAACCAAAGTCCCGGAAATTACTGGAAAATCATCCTGGATGTACCGGCAAATCATTTCTCGCAGAGCAATTTGCCCGCAAAAGCGTCCAACTATTTTGAAGGAACCCTTAGCGGAGATCCGGAAATACTAATCTCAGCAAATAAAAATCCCGTCATCATCGCACAAGTCGGTAACCAGCAGGTCTCTGTAGCGTTCGGCTATGCACTTACCGAGTCGGAAAAGGAACATCTGGAGTTTTATCTACCGCTTCATCTAAAATATATTCAGGAAAAAACGGGTTTCCTACCACAGAAAATTTTCATCTCGTCAAAATTCCGGAAGAATGAAAGTTTCATTGGGATAGATGACATTGATTTCTGGAAGTTCCATTATCAGCTTTTCAGTGAGAAAGAACAGGTTGACCTTACTTACTTCAGCATCATTTCAAAGAACGTCATCGAACAGGCGGCGATCACTGAAAAAAACACGAATCACTGGATCATTAACGGACTGAAGACCCATCTCGAAATTCAATACATCGACGAAAATTACCCTGACCGTAAATTGCTTGGCGACCTTCCCGAAAACGTGAAGATTTTCGGCATGAAACCACTGAAATTCTTCTACGCCTCAAAACTGCGTTTGGCAGAGCGCTACGGATTGGCGTACCAATATATGATCACGCAAAACCTTGATCAGGCGATTAATGAACCTTTCCAAAACCTAAGTAACTTCAACGCGACTGCTATCAGTCATTTCGAAACCGGCACTTTGTTTTCTTTCCTTGCCGAGAAAATGGGGCAGGAAAAATTCGATGCGTTTTTAAAGAACTTCTTAGCACAGAAAAAAGAACAACAGATTACGCAAGAGGATTTTCTGGATCAGTTGACGGTCGCTTCGGGCTATTCGGCAGAATTCCTAGAGACGTTCATCAACCACAAGAACCGTGTGAATTTTAAACTTAAAAGATACTATAAAAAGTCAGACGCGCTTGAACTTAAAATTTCAAAGAATACGGCGCTAAGCATCCCATTTGTTATTGAGACTGAAAATGCCGAGGGTAAAACCGAAACCTTCTGGTTTGATACTGACCACAATAAAGGCAACAAACTCTACAAAATTCCGCTGACTGAAGCTGAAAAAATCGTCATAAACGATGATTACACCTTCCCAGAGTCGAACTTCAGAGATAATTACCTGTACACCAAAGGACTATTCGCGAATACGAAACGGATAAAACTGAGACTTTTCAATGATATTCCCAACCCCGAATACAATGAAATATATCTGAATCCTAGGATCAACTTCAATGCGTATGATAAAGTATTGGTGGGGGTGAATCTTCGAAACACCTCTTTCTTCAACAGAAAGTTTGTGTATTCGTTAACACCTTATTTTAGTTCCGGAACGGGCAAACTCACCGGATCAGGCGGCATTGCCTACTCTTTTCAGCCCGCAGAAAGTTTTTACCGTTCGCTTGATATAGGATTTTCGGCCTCACATTTCCATTACGACTATGATTTGACCTATCAAAAGTTTTCAACTTTTGCCAACATCAATTTCTCTAAAGATCCGCGGAGCGCTATCGGGCGCAGTTTAGCTTTTTCCTATAATTATTTCGAGAAAGACCTCAACCCGTTACTTGACCCGGAGAAAGAATATGGCAAATATAACCTGTGGAGCTTGGGATACAGCTACGCTGACCGCCGGGCCATCCATGAAAAGTACTTTGGGACTAACCTACAGTGGATGGAGGATTTCCAGAAAATCATGGCGGAGGCATCTTACCGTTGGGAATTCGCAAAAGACAAGAAGATTTTCTTCCGGTTTTTTGGGGGGTATTTCCTTACCAATAAGACCAAGAACAACCTGTTCGATTATGGTATTTCCCGTGTCAGCAATTATTCATTCTCCTACGGACTTTTAGGGCAAAGCGCCACTTCCGGCCTGTTATCGCAACAGCTCATCCTCGCAGAAGGCGGTTTTAAATCTAATGTTGGCAACACAGCCAACCAATGGATCACATCGGTCAATGTAGATTCGCACGTCTGGAGATGGTTCAACATCTATGCGGATGCTGGTATGTATAAAAGCAAGCACCGCAAAGCGGAATTCATTTGGGATTCGGGTATCAAGGTAAAGGTGATCCCGGATTTCTTGGAAGTGTACTTCCCCATCCAAAGTTCATTAGGTTTTGAGCCTTCCTATAAAGACTATGCACAGCGTATACGCTTCACCTTGATGCTGAATTTTTCGGCTATAACCGATTATTTCAGACGAGGCTGGTTCTAAGGAGACTTTACAGGGGAATTTTTGTAAATCACTTTAAATGAAAGCACAGAAAAAAAGCCGCCTAGCAGAAAACCCATTGCCGCACCCATCAGAATATCCATAGGGAAGTGAACGCCCAGATAAATTCGGCTATACGATACCATACCTGCCCAGAAATAAAGGAGATACGGCAGATACCTGTGTTTATGACGTAAAAGCATACTCATTAAAGTGCTGATAAAAAAAGTATTGGAAGCGTGACTGGAATAGAAACCATATTTCCCGCCGCATTTTACTTCGCGCATCAATGCATCTAAAGTAGGATCGTGGCACGGCCGTAATCTGCCGATTCCGCTTTTAAAAATACCGGCAAGCTGATCCGAAATGGTTACCCCTAACGCTATGAAGATCAGGATAAAAACCACATGACGCACGGCATAGCTTTTCACCAATAGATAAAGGAAAATTACGTAAAGCGGCACCCAGATCCAGGTGGCGGAAACCATGATCCAAAACTGATCAAACGTGTTGCTGCCTAGATTATTAAAGAACAGAAAAACCTCTTTATCCCACTGTATAACTTCGTGCATATCAACGGCTTACTGGTCCTGTATAATCGTCATTATCTGCCAAGTTCACTTTAGGAGGTTCATTGTCCAAAGCGGTTTTCTGAGCAGATTCGGCTAACGGATTATAATCCTGCGCAGCCTGTTTCACCTTATCGATCTCACGCTTTATCTCGGAGACTGGGTTGTCAGTTTCTTTAAGGATTTCAGTCTTCACATCTTCCATGGCACCGCGCATTTTGCGTACACCCTGTCCCAGGTCACGGGCAATCTGCGGAAGTTTATCGGGCCCAAAGAGGACCACAATCGCCACCGCTATTAACAACATTTCGCCTATACTTAATTCCATCCCGTAAAATTACAAAAGTTTATCAAACTGATTAAGTGAAGTTTTAATGCGTACGCTTGTTTCGGAAAACGTAATACACAATGACCGCACTGGCCGACATCAGAACAAACCCAAGGAAAAACGGTGCCCCCGGAAATATAAACGGTGCCGAATCGTGCGTAAAGTAATAAAAAGTGTTCGTCATTAAAGGCGGACCAATAATGGCGGTAAGGCTTACCAAACTCGCCAGCGCGCCCTGTAGTTCGCCCTGCTCATTCCGTGGGACTTCCACCGAAATTACCGACTGTAAAGCTGGGCCGGCGATCCCGCCAAGACCATATGGGATAAGAAACGCAAACATCATCCAGCTTTGTGTGGCAAATGCAAACAATAGCATCCCGAGAGCATATAAAGTAAGTCCGTAGAAAATACTTTTTTCGTTCCCAATTTTGGGTTGTATGTATCGGATTAGATATCCCTGAACCAAGGCAGCCATAAACCCTGAGATCCCAAGGGAGATGCCTACCAAGGTTTCTGTCCAGTTAAATTTGTACATTGTATAGAAAGTCCAGTTGGTTTGCACCGCATGTCCTGCGATATATACGAAAATAAGCGCAGCGATAAGACCTAAAATCTGTGGATATTTTCGCAGTTGTAACAGCGAGCCGACTGGGTTTGCACGTCTCCAGTTGAATGGTCGCCGGTTTTCCTTCTCTAAACTTTCGGGGAGTATAAACCAACCGTAAAGGAAATTCACAAGACATAGTACAGAAGCCGCATAAAAAGGGATACGGGCACCGTACTGCCCCAGCACACCGCCAATCACCGGCCCAATGATAAAGCCCAGACCAAAAGCGGCGCCTATCATCCCAAAATTCTTCGCACGGTCTTCATCAGTGGAAATATCGGCAATGTAGGCACTTGCCGTAGTAATGCTGGCACCGGTGACGCCGGAGAACAGCCTGCCGACAAATAACCAAAAGATTGTCGGAGCCAATGCCTGTATCATGAAATTAATTGAAAAGCCGAGCAATGAAAATAAAATAACCGGTCGGCGCCCATATTTGTCACTCAATCCACCTAAAACCGAGGCAAAGATGAACTGCATGCCGGCGTACGCAAAACTCAGCCAGCCACCATATTGTGAGGCTACACTAAGATCGGGGTTGTTTATTAGCTCCTGGATCAGCTTTGGGACGACAGGTATGACAATGCCCCACCCCGTAATATCAATTAGCAGGGTGATGAATATGAAGCCAATGGCAGCTGATTTCTGTTTCTTTTTCATTCCAATATGCAAAGATAGTTTTTGTAACAATACCCCATCTTTATGAAAACAAAAAATCCTTCTTGCGAAGGACTTTTTGAGGAGTGTATCTTTTTATTTTCTTTTATCTTCTGTCACCTTATCTGCTGCCAGTTTATTCGATGTACCTGCAGGATTTTTCTTCTTCAGCAAGTCATACGAAACCGCAGATGCAATGAACCAGGTAGAATAGGTACCGAAGCCTACCCCAATCAGGAGCGCAAACATAAAGCCCCGAAGATTTTCCCCACCGAAAATAAAGATGGCCAAAATTACAAGGAAGGTCATGAAAGCTGTGTTAAAGGTTCTTCCCAAGGTACTGGAGATGGAATCATTAAACAATCCTTCAAGAGTAAGTGATTTTTTCTCGGCTAAATATTCACGGATGCGGTCGAAAATAATTACAGTATCATTAATTGAATAACCAAGAACCGTAAGAATCGCCGCAATAAAATCCTGATTGATCTCCATATTAAACGGCATCACGTTTTTCAGGAGTGAATAAACCCCAAGAATTACGATAGCATCGTGCACCAGTGAAGCGATTGCCCCGGTAGAGAACTGCCATTTCTTGAAACGTACAAGGATGTAAAGGAAGATCCCCGCCAACGCGATCAGCATGGCGATTGCACCACCACTCTTAATATCATCAGCCACGGTTGGTCCTACTTTTACAGAACTTACAATACCATAATTGCTGGCACCAGAATCTTTAAACCCGCTAATCTGCGCGTCCTCCGGAAGATATGGCTGT
This DNA window, taken from Chryseobacterium sp. 6424, encodes the following:
- a CDS encoding peroxiredoxin, whose amino-acid sequence is MSLVGKKFPNIAIDAMSEMGDDLKINIFEEATSNQQKVLLFWYPKDFTFVCPTELHAFQEALGDFEKRNTKVIGASCDTNEVHFAWLNTSKDNGGIEGVTYPILADTHRQLANILGIVDQEFEYDEEGNEIFSGSNVTYRATYLIDETGKIFHESVNDMPLGRNVKEYLRLIDAYTHVQKHGEVCPANWEEGKDAMQANRKSTAEYLASKN
- a CDS encoding thioredoxin family protein, coding for MYTELAEDTLQQLVADHDKVVVQYGATWCGNCRIMKPKFKKLAAENEEIPFYYVDAEKLPESRKLAKVDNLPTFAIFKNGELINQVQTNQAESLINLFNELN
- a CDS encoding DUF6952 family protein → MKLPIIRQFYQTQTPEKLEATLEVLEAFCEFRGATDEDLNVAGELITNICGALEVHQSVNNGVAERDALNGFAQKVLGSIDK
- a CDS encoding GNAT family N-acetyltransferase, with product MDYLIRPVEPKDGAAIISIFKEGIAGGNATFDRDAPSWEAWDLKYLQNCRFVAVDEHGKVVGWAAIQAVSPRDCFRGVAEVSIYLAHSVHGQGLGARLLGKLVEDSEKQGFWMLQAGIFRENIASISLHKKFGFREVGFREKIGKMNGVWRDILLLERRSKVVN
- the uvrA gene encoding excinuclease ABC subunit UvrA, with amino-acid sequence MENNKEYIEVYGAREHNLKNISVKIPRNELVVITGLSGSGKSSLAFDTIFAEGQRRYIETFSAYARQFLGGLERPDVDKIDGLSPVIAIEQKTTNKNPRSTVGTVTELYDFLRLLFARVSDAYSLTTGKKLVSYTEEQIIEVIKENYSGSKVMLLAPVIRSRKGHYHELFIQMAKKGYSQARIDGEIQDIENDLKLDRYKTHDIDIVIDRWIIGESATENRMEKSIRTAMQMGDGTIGIQILGSNDIEYFSKNLMDSESRQSLALPEPNTFSFNSPKGSCPFCKGLGTVQKVNTDYFVENPKLSVNQGGMLPLEDMKSNKWIVGQIKNILEIFGLSLSTSIKDIPEEALHYIYHGCHKEFNKDLKYAGITKKIKVNFDGLVPIITEMIDDKESYDATLLERHFTTEETCPECKGTRLQPTSLSFRIAGKNIAEVNALSLLDLMQWLNEIEDKFSEKNKVIAHEILKEIKTRLQFLLDVGLDYLSLSRSSRTLSGGESQRIRLATQIGSQLVNVLYILDEPSIGLHQRDNERLINSLKNLRDIGNSVLVVEHDKDMILEADEVLDIGPRAGKFGGEVLWQGKPEDLLKADTVTADYMTGKRKIEIPAQRREGNGKSLILKGATGNNLKNVTLEIPLGKLVVVTGISGSGKSSLISGTLYPILNKHFYRAVQEPLPYKKFEGIEHIDKIVDMDQAPIGRTPRSNPATYTGMFTDIRNLFAELPESKIRGYKAGRFSFNVKGGRCETCQGGGLKVIEMNFLPDVYVHCETCNGKRFNRETLEVRYKGKSISDVLEMTIDEATEFFKPLPKIYAKVKTLHDVGLGYITLGQQSTTLSGGEAQRIKLATELSKKQTGNTLYILDEPTTGLHFEDVKVLMDAINKLVDLGNSFVIIEHNLDVIKLADHIIDVGMEGGNKGGEIIAKGTPEEVARSKKSLTAKFLKRELRS
- a CDS encoding DsbA family protein, producing the protein MKVDIWSDIRCPFCYVGKKNFEKALSDFSDASDIEVVWHSFQLDPQLKTQPERDPYDFFAEAKQIPLTQVKAMHQHALQAGKMAGIDFNFDESKVANSYRGHLLIQYAKTKGLGDEMKELMFKAQFIEGKNIDDPATLLEIGKQAGFTEEEINIALASDDLAHAISQDGLMARQLGINAVPFFVFNDKYGVSGAQQPALFLEVLEKSWEEFSSGDKGLQIINEGDVCDTDGNCD
- a CDS encoding GreA/GreB family elongation factor yields the protein MSRGFVKEDDQEEIPIVPPRADLPVGTENLVTPGGYKELLSEREKLLAEQEQLDASNEKEYRIAVNYLNARLHLLNERINSAKVVDPTRFPQQEVHFGTKVTIMNINNQQQQTFEIVGVDEAKISKGKISFITPLAKALTGKKVGESAILKLPGRETVFKILHIS